CCATGGAACTCGCCGCCACCGCATCCGCCGCCGCGCCTTTGCGGTGGCGGTTCCGCAGGCCGAGCGTGATCCCGGGCTTCGGCCTCACGTTCGGCTACACGTTGGCCTATCTCGGCCTCGTCGTCCTCATCCCGCTGTCGGCTCTCGTCGTCCACGCGGCCGGGCTGGGGTGGACGGAGTTCGCCGCCCTCGCCATGGACCGGCGCACGCTCGACGCGCTGCGTCTCTCCTTCGGCACCGCAATGGTCGCGGCGCTGATCAACGTCGTCTTCGGCGTCCTCGTCGCCTGGGTGCTGGTGCGCTACCGCTTCCCCGGCCGGCGCGTCGTCGACGCGATGGTGGACCTTCCCTTCGCGCTCCCGACCGCCGTCGCCGGCATCGCGCTGACGGCGATCTACGCGCCCACCGGTTGGGTCGGCGCGCCGCTCGCCGCGCTGGGGCTCAAGGTCGCCTATACGCCGCTGGGCATCGTGGTCGCGCTCGTCTTCGTCGGCCTGCCGTTCGTGGTGCGCACGGTGCAGCCGATGATCGCCGAGATCGACCGCGAAGTGGAGGAGGCGGCCGCCTCGCTCGGCGCCGGCCGGCGCGACACGGTGCGGCGCGTCGTCCTGCCGGCGCTGACACCGGCGATCCTCACCGGCTTCGCGCTGGCGCTGGCGCGTGGCGTCGGCGAGTACGGCTCGGTGATCTTCATCGCCGGCAACCTGCCTTACGTGTCGGAGATCGCACCGCTCCTGATCGTCATCCGCCTGGAGGAGTTCAACGTCCCGGCGGCGACGGCTCTGGCGACGATGATGCTCGCGATCGCCTTCGCGATGCTCTTCGCCATCAACCTCATTCAAGCCTGGAGCCGTGCGCGCTATGGCCAGTGACACGCTCGCCCTCGGGCGCCCGCGCCCTCTCGCCGCCCCCTCGGCGGTGACGGAGGGGGCGGCCACGCGCGGCGTCTTCATCGCCGTGGCGCTCGCCTTCCTCGGCCTCTTCCTGTTCCTGCCGCTCGTCGCGGTGTTCACCGAGGCACTGCGCCAGGGCATCGGCGCCTACCTCGCGGCACTCGTCGAGCCGGACGCGATCTCCGCCATCCGTTTGACGCTCACCGTCGCCGCCATCGCCGTGCCGCTCAATTGCGTCTTCGGCGTCGCGGCGGCCTGGGCGATCGCCAAGTTCGAGTTCCGCGGCAAGGCCTTCCTGATCACGCTGATCGACCTGCCGTTCTCCGTCTCGCCGGTGATCGCGGGGTTGGTCTTCGTGCTCCTCTTCGGCTCCGGCAGCGTGCTGGGCCCGGTCCTGAAGAGCCACGGCGTCGAGGTGCTGTTCGCGGTGCCCGGCATCGTGCTGGCGACGCTCTTCGTCACCTTCCCGTTCGTCGCGCGCGAGCTGATCCCGCTGATGCAGGACCAGGGCACCGGCGACGAGGAGGCGGCCCTCTCGCTCGGCGCCTCGGGCTGGCAGACGTTTCGCTACGTCACGCTCCCCAACGCCAAATGGGGCCTGCTCTACGGCGTGCTCCTGTGCAATGCGCGGGCGATGGGCGAGTTCGGGGCGGTGTCGGTCGTATCCGGTCACATCCGCGGCCTCACCAACACGATGCCGCTGCACGTCGAAATCCTCTACAACGAGTACAACTTCGTCGCCGCCTTCGCGGTGGCCTCGCTGCTGGCGTTGCTGGCGCTCGTGACGCTGGTTCTCAAGACCGTGCTCGAGCCGCGCGCCACCCATTCCCCGCAGCCCGCCCCATGAGCGCGCGCGAGAGACGAGGTCGCGCCGAGAGCGCGTGTGTCTTCCATGTCCATCCGGTGCGCCGCGTGCGACCGGCCAGGGGAGAGATCGCCCGATGAGCCTGAGCATCCGTGCCGTGTCGAAAGCGTTCGACCGCTATCCTGCCCTGCATGACGCCTCGCTGGAGATCGCCGGCGGCGAGCTCGTCGCCCTCGTCGGCCCGTCGGGCTCGGGCAAGACGACGCTGCTGCGTCTCATCGCGGGGCTCGAGTTTCCCACCACCGGCGAGATCCTGTTCGACGGGGAGGATGCGGCGATGCGCTCCGTGCGCGACCGCAAGGTGGGCTTCGTGTTCCAGCACTATGCCCTCTTCCGCCACATGAGCGTGATCGACAACGTGCGCTTCGGCCTGAAGGTGCGCCCGCGCGGCAATCGACCCAGCGAGGCCGAGCAGCGGCGCCGCGCCGAGGATCTCCTCGACCTCGTCCAGCTCACCGGGCTCGGCGGGCGCTATCCGGCGCAGCTCTCCGGCGGGCAGCGGCAGCGCGTGGCGCTGGCCCGGGCCATGGCGATCGAGCCCAAGGTGCTGCTGCTCGACGAGCCGTTCGGCGCGCTCGACGCCAAGGTGCGCAAGGAGCTGCGCCGCTGGCTGCGCGAAATCCACGAGCAGACCGGCCACACCACCGTCTTCGTCACCCACGACCAGGAGGAGGCGCTGGAGCTGGCCGACCGCGTGGTGGTGATGAGCCGCGGCCGGATCGAGCAGGTGGGCACGCCGGACGAGATCTACGACCGCCCGGCCACCGCCTTCGTGCACGGCTTCATCGGCGAGGCGTCGGCGCTGCCGGTGGCGCTGTGCCGCGGCGAGGTGTTCTTCGCCGATCGGCCGATAGGCCTGACCGCACCGGGCGACGGCGCCGCGGAACTCTACTTCCGCCCCCACGCGGTAGACCTGTTGCGGGACGCCCGCGAGGCGATTACCGGCGTCGTGCGCGGCAGCCGGCGGATCGCGGGGCTGCGGCGGCTGGAGCTGGAGGTCGACGGCGCGGTGCGGCGCGTCGAGATCGACGTGCCGGCGCATCACCCCGCCGAGGTGGGACGGTCGATCGCCTTCCGGCCCGTGGTGTGCCGCATCTACGGTGCGGGCGGGCCGATCGAGGGGCGATCGGCGCCGCGGCTCCTGGCCAACGCGTAGGGCAGGCGCGCCGGCCTACGCGGCCGGCGCGTCGATCTGGCTAACGTGGGCGGCGACCACCTGCCAGCCCTCGGGGAAGCGCACCCAGGTCTGGCTCTGGCGTCCGATGCGGCCGGGAGTGCGGTGGAACAGCGTCATGGCGGTCGCGAAGTCGGCGCCGAAGGTGGTGATGACGGTGCGCGACAGCGTGCGGTCGAGGCCGGCCGGCGAACGCCCGGCGCGGAACGCCTTGATCTCGTCGAAGCCGTAGAGGTTTTCGCCGCCGCCGTAGCGGATCGTATAGTCGGCCCCGCGGAAGAGGGCGTCGAGGCTGTCGACGTCGTTGGTGACGAGCGCCTCCTCGTAGCGCGCGAACGCGGCCGTGACTTCGGCGAGGACGTCGGGTCGGTTGATTTCCATGGTCGTCTCCATCAGGCGGCTCGTGCCGCGGGCGCGGCGCACACGCCCTCGTCCTCCAGCCGCTTGGCGGCGGCGAGAGCCAGGTCCTCGCGCCAGGCGGGGGCGATGAGTTGCACCCCGGCCGGCAGTTCGCCCGGCACCTGCACCGGGACATTCACCACCGGCAGTCCCACGAACGAGATCGGCTGGGTGTAGATGCCGATATTGG
This portion of the Acuticoccus sp. I52.16.1 genome encodes:
- the cysT gene encoding sulfate ABC transporter permease subunit CysT, which produces MELAATASAAAPLRWRFRRPSVIPGFGLTFGYTLAYLGLVVLIPLSALVVHAAGLGWTEFAALAMDRRTLDALRLSFGTAMVAALINVVFGVLVAWVLVRYRFPGRRVVDAMVDLPFALPTAVAGIALTAIYAPTGWVGAPLAALGLKVAYTPLGIVVALVFVGLPFVVRTVQPMIAEIDREVEEAAASLGAGRRDTVRRVVLPALTPAILTGFALALARGVGEYGSVIFIAGNLPYVSEIAPLLIVIRLEEFNVPAATALATMMLAIAFAMLFAINLIQAWSRARYGQ
- the cysW gene encoding sulfate ABC transporter permease subunit CysW; the encoded protein is MASDTLALGRPRPLAAPSAVTEGAATRGVFIAVALAFLGLFLFLPLVAVFTEALRQGIGAYLAALVEPDAISAIRLTLTVAAIAVPLNCVFGVAAAWAIAKFEFRGKAFLITLIDLPFSVSPVIAGLVFVLLFGSGSVLGPVLKSHGVEVLFAVPGIVLATLFVTFPFVARELIPLMQDQGTGDEEAALSLGASGWQTFRYVTLPNAKWGLLYGVLLCNARAMGEFGAVSVVSGHIRGLTNTMPLHVEILYNEYNFVAAFAVASLLALLALVTLVLKTVLEPRATHSPQPAP
- a CDS encoding sulfate/molybdate ABC transporter ATP-binding protein, with the translated sequence MSLSIRAVSKAFDRYPALHDASLEIAGGELVALVGPSGSGKTTLLRLIAGLEFPTTGEILFDGEDAAMRSVRDRKVGFVFQHYALFRHMSVIDNVRFGLKVRPRGNRPSEAEQRRRAEDLLDLVQLTGLGGRYPAQLSGGQRQRVALARAMAIEPKVLLLDEPFGALDAKVRKELRRWLREIHEQTGHTTVFVTHDQEEALELADRVVVMSRGRIEQVGTPDEIYDRPATAFVHGFIGEASALPVALCRGEVFFADRPIGLTAPGDGAAELYFRPHAVDLLRDAREAITGVVRGSRRIAGLRRLELEVDGAVRRVEIDVPAHHPAEVGRSIAFRPVVCRIYGAGGPIEGRSAPRLLANA
- the hpxZ gene encoding oxalurate catabolism protein HpxZ encodes the protein MEINRPDVLAEVTAAFARYEEALVTNDVDSLDALFRGADYTIRYGGGENLYGFDEIKAFRAGRSPAGLDRTLSRTVITTFGADFATAMTLFHRTPGRIGRQSQTWVRFPEGWQVVAAHVSQIDAPAA